The Halodesulfovibrio sp. DNA segment TCTCTTCAGGTATTTTAGCGTTGCGCCTTAGTATACTGATAGGCATAGGGCTACTACTGGCAACAACAAGTTCAGCCCGCCAGCTAGGACTGGCGTTGTCATGGTTCATGCGCCCTATACTCGGTAAACGAAGTTGGGAGCCAGCATTAAGCCTTGCACTCATGATTCATTTTATTCCACTTATTCAAAAAACCTTTTCGCAAGTCATGCAGGCTATGGAGCTTCGCAACCCGCCACGCTCGAAATGGCAACGCTTTCTCCTTGTGCCACAGGCTGTGCTACGCATTTGTGCCCAGAAAACATGGACACAAACCGTTGCCGTTGCAGCCCGTAAGCTTGATTCACCCGATGCATGGACGCAGCAAATTCCTCTTCCCATTAGTCAGATTATAATTTCTTTTTGTGCACTTTGTGCTGCATTCTTGCCACTTGCTTTGGCAACACAGTAATTTGAATTATTTATTTTTTACAAAAAAAGTAATCTTATCTATATACTACTTGAATGAAGCTTTATTTGTATCACTAATAATTTGACACTCAAATCTTTTGAGCGTAGTCCTTTTTTACACAAAAAATTAAAAGGACTCTTTATGCTGTTTGATTCTGTTTTTCTGGTTGCACTGCAAAGTGCTCTTGTGCTGGGGTTTATCCACGGTATTAACCCGTGCGGTCATTCATGGCTTGTACTTGCACCTTTTACATACGGTGCAAAAAATGGAAGCCGTGTACTGTCACTTACGTCTGGATTTATATTTGGAACAACACTGGCATGCCTGACTATCGGGTTTTCGCTTGGTTCCATCTCACTGGCGATTCCGGCTGCATTTAAGACTGTTGTCGATCTCTCCACGGTAGGAATTCTTATCGTGCTTGGGATAATCCTTATAGTGAAACCGCACCTGCTGCATAGTCACGACCATGACCACGGTCATGACCATACTCATGACCACAACCACGGGCACAGCCATCATCACCATGCTCACCACGGATGCTGCGGACAGCATGAAGATGGGGACTCTGCATGTTGCAACGTGCATCATCATGAAGAATTGCAACCGGTAACATATGGAAACACTGCTGTTGCCGTCGAACCTTCATTTGTATTAGGACAACCAGTAACTGCCGCAACGACAGAACAGAGTCGTTTTGTCCTTGGGCAAAAGGTAGGCACGGCTCCAAAAGAGCATTCGCACAACCAGCACGCAGGGTGCGGTTGCGCAACCAGCAGTAAAATTACAAAAGTTACATTTTGGGGGCTGACAGTTTTCGGGTTCATCAATATGATCGTCCCCTGCCCGACAGTAGCAATTATGTATACATACGGGCTTGATTCCGGAAGCATCCTTAAAAGTACTCTTGTATTTTTAAGTTATGCAATCGGCACAGGAATAACGCTAGCAGCTGTTATTTTTGCAATTTACAAAGCAACAAATGCCTTGAACGCACTCAATAAACCTTGGATTGAACCTTTGGTTATGCGCACAGCGGGAGTGCTGACAATCGTATTTGCAGTATACTCATATTTAGCTGATACAAATATGATCTAAAGGAGATCAGCAATGGAGCTTGAGGAGCTTAATCACGCCATAGTGGAGTTCTACGAAAAATTATCCTCTTGGGAACATGATGTTGTACGTGAAAAGGGACTCACCCTGCCACAGATTCATGCTCTTGAAATTCTCGGGATACATGAGTCCATGCGGATGAAAGAACTCGCTAATTGGATGGGTACCACCACAGGAACTCTTACAGTTCTTATCGATAGGCTCGAAAAAAAGGATTACGTACGCCGTTGTCCTCATAAAACAGACCGCCGTTCCATCATCATTGAACTCACTGATACTGGGCGACATATGTTTTTAGAACATGACAAGCTGCATATGCAATTAACAGAGACGATGGTTGCTGATTTGTCGCAAGATGAACGCAGCTGTTTACAGCGCTGTCTTGAAAAAATGAACAAGGCTTTTTAATGCATTGGGCTGAACTTCTTGCCATTGCGATTGCTCTTGCAGTGGACGCCTTTGCAGTAGCAATTGCAGCTGGAGTCCGTTTAAAAGGTGCAAGCAAGCGACAAACCTTCCGGCTTGCATGGCATTTTGGCTTTTTTCAGGCAGCAATGCTTATCGTTGGATGGCTTGCTGGTGATGCAATCAAGGCATACTTAGAGTCATATGCACACTGGATAGCCTTTGCACTTCTACTCTGGGTTGGAGTTCGCATGATTATGGGCGCAGTCAAGCATCCTACCAGAGACGAACAAGCGGAAGGGTATGATCCGACTAAAGGCGTATCCTTAATTATGCTTGCAATTGCAACATCAATTGACGCACTGGCAGTCGGCTTATCGCTCTCTGTTTTGAACCATTTAATCTGGTTCCCTGCTTTTGTAATCGGCGTAACAGCAGCATTATTTACCTTAGCAGGATTACAGATAGGCAAGTTCATCGGCAGCACATCATCACTTGGAAAATATGCTGAAATTGGCGGGGGCGTTGTCCTCATCCTTATCGGCATTAATGTAGTCTTATAAAAAAAGGGTGGAGTAAATACTCCACCCTTTTTATTGGCGATATCCTGTTAGGACTTCATTTCATCCGTAAGTGCCCGTAGCTCTATTACCATTTCCTGCAAATCTTCCACTGCAACAATAGCCGCTCCCAGAGTCTGAACACCCTCATCTGTGATGGTGCTAATCTCTGAAGAAGCCTTGCTGATTTGCTCAGAAGTGGCAGACTGTTCCTCTGTTGCTGTCGCAATAGCAGAGATTTCTCCAAATGCCTCATCCATCATATCTTTAATAGATACAAGCAATTGACCAGAAACTTCAGCTTTTTCTGTGCCTTCAACAACCGCAGATACAGCCCTTTCGACTACTTCTGCGACGCTTGTGGTAGAACTTTGAATACTATTTACTGCTAAACCAACCTCGCGCGTTGCCGATGTTGTTTTTTCCGCAAGCTTACGAACTTCATCTGCGACAACGGCAAATCCTTTGCCAGCTTCGCCAGCCCGTGCCGCTTCAATAGCTGCGTTCAATGCCAGCAAGTTTGTCTGGTCAGCAATATCTGAAATAACCCCTATGACATGCCCAATGGCTTGTGCATGCTCACCAAGCCCCGCCATCTGGTTATTCAATTCTTGCGCTTCACCACTAACTTTAGCAATTGCAGTAACAGTTTCATTAACAGCATGTGAACCTTCATTCACACGATCGGTACAAATCCCAGTATTCGAAGCAGCGTTTCCAGCATTTTTTGCAACTTCTAAAACAGTTGCATTCATTTGTTCAACGGCTACGGCTGTTTCAGATGCGCGCTCTTGCTGAATATGTGCTCCGCTTGTTGTCTCATTAATTTGAGTAAGCAAGCTTGTCGCTGCAACTTCAAGAGAAACAGAGACTGCATCAATTTTTTCTGCAACCTGAAGAATCTCTTCGTGCTGCTCAACAATGCGGGCTTCTGCGTTTCGAATTTCTGTCAAATCATAGAAAAGCCCAAACGCCCCAAGAGCCTTGCCTGAGGCATCATAAAACGGAGTAACAGTATAAAACGTAGTAAGTTTTTTACCATCACGACGTTCAACAGCACCTTCTCGGCTAGCATGCTGTCCATCACGCACAGCTTTGACCAAAGGAGTTTCGCGGGCTTCATCACCCCAAAAAACATCACCGGATGTTTTTCCAAGAAAATCGTCCTGATTACCATGCAGTCCAAGCAGTTCAAGAAGCTCTTTGTTTAAGAAGGACATTCTATTTTCAGCATCAACTACACAGCACGGAAAATTAATTCCCCGAAGGACGCCTTGGGACATTCCGAACTGTTCTTGCAGGTCAACAGTCATCTTTTGCAGATGTTCTGCAAGGTTATGAAGCTCATGTCTGAAGTTGCCTTCAAGCTTTGCATCAAAATTACCAGTAGCAATTTCTGTAGAATAGTGTCCAAGAGCAACAAGCGGCTTTGCGAAAAATTTTCGAATGCCAATAAGCAAAATTAACGATGCACATAGGAGTGTAACAGCACCAATGCACATAATGATAAGCTGCTGCCTATCCGCAGTTGCAAACAGTTCATCCCGCGGAACTGTGGTGCTAATATACCAGTTTGTTTCTGTATTTTTCACAAATCGCTGTAATTTCTGTGTACCTTTATATTGGTAATCAAGAAAATGTATACCGTCAGCTTCTGCTTGCTTAATGTCATCGAACACGCTTGAACGCTTAAAAATCACATTGCTATTAGGGTGCGCGATGATAGTCCCAGTGCCATCCATTACGTATGCATAGCCAGATTTTCCGAACTTAGCAGTATCAATATAGCGCTTACCAAAATTGCCGACATCCGCAAAAACAACAACCCCGCCAATCAAAGCGCCATCAACAAAGTCATAAATTCGTGAGCCGATTCCAATCAATCGCTGCCCGATAATATCGTCAGAGAGAACTTTTTCACTTACATACTTTTCTAAATCGCCATCAAGCAATTTTGTTTTCCATAGCGTTGCACGCGAGGTATCGCCATTCAGTGAAGGACCGCTGCGTGTAACACCAGAGGTAATTTCACCTTTTCCGTTAAAAACAAAAACAGCTTGAACATCTTTATTCAGTTTCAGGATATTATCCAATAAGTTGCGCCCGTCTTCACCTTCAACCCAAGCGCTGTTGATAACCTCTTCCTGCTCAGCAAGGTAGTTGACCAATGCGTCAATATTTGCCGTAAACTGTTTAAGAGAAGTATTCGCCAGCTTTGTTTCCCTCTCCATTGCTTCCAGCTGAATCTTTTCAACAATTTCACTTGTTGACGAAGAAACGTAGAGAACAATCGATAGTACAGAGAGCGAAACTATAAGCAACACTGTGGCTATAAGTTCAATCGCAATACTTTTTACGCGCACGCAAAACCCCTATTTTACCTTAATAAATACATAATGAAACCATAAATGCTCTCCCCAATAGCATTTCCCAGTCTATGGCTTATCCAGACATCAAGCCAGCACCGCACACTATAGCAGTAGCTAGACACAATTCTTACTATCACCTATCGGTTAATTAAAACAGAACGTTAGATAGAAAAAAAATGTCTACTAATGGGCTACACAATCTACCTATTTTTTGAAATATGCAATAAATTCCTGATTTCCTTTAGGTCCTTTGATGCTCGAAGGAACAACACCAAGTAGCGAGAGATGTAACTCTTTGATAGCAAAACTTGTTACATCATCAATAGCCTGCTGATGCAGCGCAGGGTCCCTGACCACGCCTTTATCTGTCATGCCCGGTCCTAATTCAAACTGCGGCT contains these protein-coding regions:
- a CDS encoding energy-coupling factor transporter transmembrane component T translates to MKTLSLLSFDSRLKIILAATIGILTWHVPAYALCIYTAVILILGIGNKVHLTLGSRTIATYLYFILLWAGIKFALDCTPIFQGITPDYQAAFLSSGILALRLSILIGIGLLLATTSSARQLGLALSWFMRPILGKRSWEPALSLALMIHFIPLIQKTFSQVMQAMELRNPPRSKWQRFLLVPQAVLRICAQKTWTQTVAVAARKLDSPDAWTQQIPLPISQIIISFCALCAAFLPLALATQ
- a CDS encoding sulfite exporter TauE/SafE family protein; this encodes MLFDSVFLVALQSALVLGFIHGINPCGHSWLVLAPFTYGAKNGSRVLSLTSGFIFGTTLACLTIGFSLGSISLAIPAAFKTVVDLSTVGILIVLGIILIVKPHLLHSHDHDHGHDHTHDHNHGHSHHHHAHHGCCGQHEDGDSACCNVHHHEELQPVTYGNTAVAVEPSFVLGQPVTAATTEQSRFVLGQKVGTAPKEHSHNQHAGCGCATSSKITKVTFWGLTVFGFINMIVPCPTVAIMYTYGLDSGSILKSTLVFLSYAIGTGITLAAVIFAIYKATNALNALNKPWIEPLVMRTAGVLTIVFAVYSYLADTNMI
- a CDS encoding MarR family transcriptional regulator — encoded protein: MELEELNHAIVEFYEKLSSWEHDVVREKGLTLPQIHALEILGIHESMRMKELANWMGTTTGTLTVLIDRLEKKDYVRRCPHKTDRRSIIIELTDTGRHMFLEHDKLHMQLTETMVADLSQDERSCLQRCLEKMNKAF
- a CDS encoding manganese efflux pump MntP family protein yields the protein MHWAELLAIAIALAVDAFAVAIAAGVRLKGASKRQTFRLAWHFGFFQAAMLIVGWLAGDAIKAYLESYAHWIAFALLLWVGVRMIMGAVKHPTRDEQAEGYDPTKGVSLIMLAIATSIDALAVGLSLSVLNHLIWFPAFVIGVTAALFTLAGLQIGKFIGSTSSLGKYAEIGGGVVLILIGINVVL
- a CDS encoding methyl-accepting chemotaxis protein, producing the protein MRVKSIAIELIATVLLIVSLSVLSIVLYVSSSTSEIVEKIQLEAMERETKLANTSLKQFTANIDALVNYLAEQEEVINSAWVEGEDGRNLLDNILKLNKDVQAVFVFNGKGEITSGVTRSGPSLNGDTSRATLWKTKLLDGDLEKYVSEKVLSDDIIGQRLIGIGSRIYDFVDGALIGGVVVFADVGNFGKRYIDTAKFGKSGYAYVMDGTGTIIAHPNSNVIFKRSSVFDDIKQAEADGIHFLDYQYKGTQKLQRFVKNTETNWYISTTVPRDELFATADRQQLIIMCIGAVTLLCASLILLIGIRKFFAKPLVALGHYSTEIATGNFDAKLEGNFRHELHNLAEHLQKMTVDLQEQFGMSQGVLRGINFPCCVVDAENRMSFLNKELLELLGLHGNQDDFLGKTSGDVFWGDEARETPLVKAVRDGQHASREGAVERRDGKKLTTFYTVTPFYDASGKALGAFGLFYDLTEIRNAEARIVEQHEEILQVAEKIDAVSVSLEVAATSLLTQINETTSGAHIQQERASETAVAVEQMNATVLEVAKNAGNAASNTGICTDRVNEGSHAVNETVTAIAKVSGEAQELNNQMAGLGEHAQAIGHVIGVISDIADQTNLLALNAAIEAARAGEAGKGFAVVADEVRKLAEKTTSATREVGLAVNSIQSSTTSVAEVVERAVSAVVEGTEKAEVSGQLLVSIKDMMDEAFGEISAIATATEEQSATSEQISKASSEISTITDEGVQTLGAAIVAVEDLQEMVIELRALTDEMKS